From Klebsiella electrica, the proteins below share one genomic window:
- the araA gene encoding L-arabinose isomerase has product MTIFDNYEVWFVIGSQHLYGPEALRQVTKHAEHVVNSLNAQAKLPCKLVLKPLGTTPDEITHICRDANYDDKCAGLVVWLHTFSPAKMWINGLTILNKPLLQFHTQYNAALPWDSIDMDFMNLNQTAHGGREFGFIGARMRQQHSVVTGHWQDQVAHQRIGAWMRQAVSKQDTRHLKVCRFGDNMREVAVTDGDKVAAQIKFGFSVNTWAVGDLVQVVNSISEGDINALVDEYESSYRLTPAAQIHGDKRQNLLDAARIELGMKRFLEQGGFHAFTTTFEDLHGLKQLPGLAVQRLMQQGYGFAGEGDWKTAALLRIMKVMSTGLQGGTSFMEDYTYHFDNGNDLVLGSHMLEVCPTIATADKPILDVQPLGIGGKADPARLIFNTQTGPALVASLIDLGDRFRLLVNTIETVSTPHDLPKLPVANALWKAQPDLRTASEAWIIAGGAHHTVFSHALTLDDMRQFAELQDIELAVIDNETRLPSFKDALRWNEVYYASKR; this is encoded by the coding sequence ATGACGATTTTTGATAACTACGAAGTATGGTTCGTGATTGGCAGCCAGCATCTGTATGGCCCGGAAGCGCTGCGTCAGGTCACGAAGCATGCCGAACATGTGGTGAACAGCCTGAATGCGCAAGCAAAGCTGCCATGTAAGCTGGTGTTAAAGCCGCTGGGCACCACGCCGGATGAAATCACCCATATCTGCCGCGACGCTAACTATGATGATAAATGCGCGGGTCTGGTGGTATGGCTGCACACCTTTTCTCCGGCCAAAATGTGGATTAACGGCCTGACTATCCTCAATAAGCCGCTGCTGCAGTTCCACACGCAATACAACGCGGCGCTGCCGTGGGACAGCATCGATATGGACTTTATGAACCTGAACCAGACCGCGCACGGCGGCCGCGAGTTCGGCTTCATCGGCGCGCGCATGCGCCAACAGCACAGCGTGGTCACCGGCCACTGGCAGGATCAGGTCGCCCATCAGCGTATTGGCGCCTGGATGCGTCAGGCGGTTTCTAAGCAGGATACCCGTCATCTGAAAGTCTGCCGCTTCGGCGACAACATGCGGGAAGTCGCGGTTACCGATGGCGATAAAGTTGCCGCCCAGATCAAATTCGGCTTCTCGGTCAATACCTGGGCGGTGGGCGATCTGGTTCAGGTGGTCAACAGCATCAGCGAGGGGGATATCAACGCGCTGGTGGATGAGTATGAAAGCAGCTATCGCCTGACCCCGGCGGCGCAGATCCACGGCGATAAGCGCCAGAATCTTCTCGATGCCGCGCGCATTGAGCTGGGGATGAAACGCTTCCTTGAACAGGGCGGTTTCCATGCCTTCACCACCACCTTTGAAGATTTACACGGCCTGAAGCAGCTCCCGGGCCTCGCCGTACAACGTCTGATGCAGCAGGGCTATGGCTTTGCCGGCGAAGGCGACTGGAAAACCGCCGCCCTGCTTCGCATCATGAAGGTGATGTCAACCGGTCTGCAGGGCGGCACCTCCTTTATGGAGGACTACACCTACCACTTCGATAACGGCAACGATCTGGTTCTGGGTTCACATATGCTGGAAGTCTGCCCGACTATCGCCACGGCAGACAAACCGATCCTCGACGTTCAGCCGCTGGGCATCGGCGGTAAAGCCGATCCGGCGCGCCTGATCTTCAACACGCAAACCGGCCCGGCGCTCGTCGCCAGCCTGATCGATCTTGGCGATCGTTTCCGCCTGCTGGTTAACACCATTGAAACGGTATCGACGCCGCACGATCTGCCGAAGCTGCCGGTTGCCAACGCGCTGTGGAAAGCCCAGCCGGATCTGCGCACCGCGTCTGAAGCCTGGATCATCGCCGGCGGCGCGCACCACACCGTCTTCAGCCACGCGCTGACGCTCGACGATATGCGTCAGTTTGCCGAGCTACAGGATATCGAACTGGCGGTTATCGATAACGAAACCCGTCTGCCGTCCTTTAAAGACGCGCTGCGCTGGAACGAAGTTTATTACGCTTCAAAACGTTAA
- the araD gene encoding L-ribulose-5-phosphate 4-epimerase: MLEALKQQVLEANLALPKHNLVTLTWGNVSAVDRERGVLVIKPSGVDYSAMGADDMVVVSLESGEVVEGNKKPSSDTPTHRLLYQAFPSLGGIVHTHSRHATIWAQAGQAIPATGTTHADYFYGPVPCTRLMTDEEINGEYEWETGRVIVETFRDQGIDPAQMPGVLVHSHGPFAWGKNAEDAVHNAIVLEEIAYMGIFCRQLAPQLPAMQQTLLDKHYLRKHGAKAYYGQ; encoded by the coding sequence ATGCTCGAAGCCTTAAAGCAGCAGGTGCTTGAAGCCAACCTGGCCCTGCCGAAACACAATCTCGTTACTCTCACCTGGGGCAACGTCAGCGCCGTCGATCGCGAACGCGGCGTACTGGTCATCAAACCATCGGGCGTCGACTACAGCGCGATGGGTGCCGACGATATGGTGGTGGTGAGTCTTGAAAGCGGCGAAGTGGTCGAAGGGAACAAGAAACCCTCTTCGGATACGCCGACCCACCGCCTGCTCTACCAGGCTTTCCCGTCATTGGGCGGAATTGTCCATACCCATTCGCGCCATGCCACCATCTGGGCGCAGGCCGGACAAGCCATTCCGGCGACCGGCACCACTCATGCTGATTACTTCTACGGCCCGGTCCCTTGTACCCGCCTGATGACAGATGAGGAGATCAACGGCGAATATGAGTGGGAAACCGGACGCGTTATCGTTGAAACGTTCCGCGACCAGGGTATCGATCCAGCGCAGATGCCCGGCGTGCTGGTGCATTCGCACGGCCCGTTCGCCTGGGGGAAAAATGCCGAAGACGCGGTACACAACGCTATCGTGCTGGAAGAGATCGCCTATATGGGCATCTTTTGCCGCCAGCTGGCGCCGCAGCTCCCCGCGATGCAGCAAACGCTGCTGGATAAACACTATCTGCGCAAGCACGGCGCGAAAGCCTATTACGGGCAATAA
- the polB gene encoding DNA polymerase II, translating into MTQPREGFLLTRHWRDTPQGTELSFWLATDGGPLEVTLPPQESVAFIPEAQRAQVERLLQGENGLRLAPLALKDFHRQPVFGLYCRAHRQLMRLEKKLRENGITVYEADIRPPERYLMERFITAPVWVEGDARGARLINARMKPNPHYRPPLKWVSLDIETSRHGELYCIGLEGCGQRVVYMLGPAAPDAPAVDFQLEYVASRPQLLEKLNAWFAEHDPDVLIGWNVIQFDLRILQKHAERYRIPLMLGRGNTELEWREHGFKQGVFFAQANGRLIIDGIEALKSAFWNFSSFSLEAVARELLGEGKAIDNPWDRMDEIDRRFHEDKPALATYNLQDCELVTRIFHKTEIMPFLLERATVNGLPADRHGGSVAAFSHLYFPRMHRLGYVAPNLGEVPPQASPGGYVMDSRPGLYDSVLVLDYKSLYPSIIRTFLIDPVGLIEGMAQPDNAHSTEGFLGARFSRQNHCLPGIVGQIWHGRDDAKRHKNNPLSQALKIIMNAFYGVLGTSACRFFDPRLASSITMRGHAIMRQTKALIESQGYDVIYGDTDSTFVWLKRPHREEEATQIGRSLVAFVNDWWAAELSKDQLTSTLELEFETHFSRFLMPTIRGADTGSKKRYAGMIQEGEAQRMVFKGLETVRTDWTPLAQQFQQELYLRIFRHQPYRDYILQTIAKLMSGELDDRLIYRKRLRRPLAEYQRNVPPHVRAARLADEQNVRLGRPQQYQQRGSIQYVWTTSGPEPVDYQLSPLDYEHYLSRQLQPVAEGILPFVDDDFATIVTGQLGLF; encoded by the coding sequence GTGACCCAGCCACGAGAAGGTTTCTTACTGACCCGTCACTGGCGGGATACCCCGCAAGGCACCGAGCTGTCCTTCTGGCTTGCCACCGACGGCGGCCCGCTTGAGGTCACCCTGCCGCCGCAGGAGTCGGTCGCCTTCATTCCCGAAGCGCAACGCGCCCAGGTCGAACGTCTGTTGCAGGGCGAAAACGGCCTGCGTCTCGCCCCGCTCGCCTTAAAAGACTTTCATCGTCAGCCGGTTTTCGGCCTCTATTGTCGCGCTCATCGCCAGCTGATGCGCCTGGAAAAAAAGCTGCGTGAAAACGGCATCACCGTTTACGAAGCCGATATCCGCCCACCGGAGCGCTATCTGATGGAGCGCTTCATCACCGCGCCGGTTTGGGTCGAAGGCGACGCGCGCGGCGCGCGGCTGATCAACGCCCGCATGAAACCCAACCCGCACTACCGGCCGCCGCTGAAGTGGGTGTCGCTGGATATTGAAACCAGCCGCCACGGCGAGCTGTACTGCATCGGGCTGGAAGGCTGCGGGCAACGGGTGGTCTACATGCTCGGCCCCGCCGCGCCCGACGCCCCCGCCGTCGATTTCCAGCTGGAGTACGTCGCCAGCCGCCCGCAGCTGCTGGAAAAACTCAATGCCTGGTTTGCCGAACACGACCCGGATGTGCTGATCGGCTGGAACGTTATCCAGTTCGACCTTAGGATCCTGCAAAAGCATGCCGAACGCTATCGCATTCCGCTGATGCTCGGCCGTGGGAATACGGAACTGGAGTGGCGCGAACATGGGTTTAAGCAGGGCGTCTTCTTTGCCCAGGCCAACGGCCGCCTGATTATCGACGGTATTGAGGCGCTGAAATCCGCCTTCTGGAACTTCTCCTCTTTTTCCCTTGAAGCGGTGGCGCGTGAGCTGCTCGGCGAGGGGAAAGCGATTGATAATCCCTGGGATCGGATGGACGAAATCGACCGCCGCTTCCACGAAGATAAACCGGCGCTGGCGACCTATAATCTGCAGGACTGCGAGCTGGTCACGCGTATCTTCCATAAAACGGAGATCATGCCGTTTCTGCTCGAACGAGCCACGGTCAACGGTTTGCCCGCCGACCGCCACGGGGGTTCCGTCGCCGCCTTCAGCCATCTCTATTTTCCACGCATGCACCGGTTGGGTTACGTCGCGCCTAACCTGGGCGAAGTGCCGCCGCAGGCCAGCCCCGGCGGTTACGTCATGGACTCGCGCCCCGGTCTCTACGATTCGGTGCTGGTACTGGATTATAAAAGCCTCTACCCTTCGATTATCCGCACCTTTTTGATAGACCCGGTCGGGCTTATCGAAGGGATGGCGCAGCCGGACAATGCGCACAGCACCGAGGGGTTTCTCGGCGCCCGTTTCTCGCGTCAGAACCATTGTCTACCGGGGATTGTCGGGCAAATCTGGCACGGCCGCGATGATGCCAAACGGCACAAGAACAACCCTCTTTCTCAGGCGCTGAAGATCATTATGAACGCCTTCTACGGCGTGCTCGGCACCAGCGCCTGCCGCTTTTTCGATCCCCGTCTGGCCTCTTCTATCACCATGCGCGGGCATGCGATTATGCGCCAGACCAAAGCGCTGATTGAGTCGCAGGGCTATGACGTTATCTACGGCGATACCGACTCCACCTTCGTCTGGCTTAAACGTCCTCATCGCGAAGAAGAGGCGACGCAAATCGGGCGCTCGCTGGTCGCTTTCGTCAACGACTGGTGGGCCGCAGAGCTGAGTAAAGACCAGCTCACCAGCACCCTTGAGCTGGAGTTTGAGACCCACTTCAGCCGCTTTTTAATGCCGACCATTCGCGGAGCCGATACCGGCAGCAAAAAACGCTACGCCGGGATGATTCAGGAGGGAGAAGCGCAGCGGATGGTCTTCAAAGGACTGGAGACGGTGCGTACCGACTGGACGCCGCTGGCCCAGCAGTTTCAGCAGGAGCTGTATCTGCGCATTTTCCGCCACCAGCCCTATCGCGACTATATTCTGCAAACCATTGCTAAGCTGATGAGCGGCGAGCTCGACGATCGCCTGATCTACCGTAAGCGCCTGCGCCGCCCGCTGGCCGAATACCAGCGCAACGTGCCGCCGCACGTCCGCGCCGCCCGGCTGGCCGATGAGCAAAACGTCAGGCTCGGCAGGCCGCAACAGTACCAGCAGCGCGGTAGCATCCAGTATGTCTGGACCACCAGCGGCCCGGAGCCGGTGGATTATCAGCTGTCGCCGCTTGATTATGAGCACTATTTGTCCAGGCAACTCCAGCCGGTCGCGGAAGGAATACTTCCCTTTGTCGACGATGATTTTGCTACAATAGTGACAGGGCAACTGGGGCTATTTTAA
- the rapA gene encoding RNA polymerase-associated protein RapA, which yields MPFTLGQRWISDTESELGLGTVVALDARMVTLLFPAIGENRLYARNDSPITRVMFNPGDTITSHEGWQLQVDEVNEENGLLAYTGTRLDTEEANVTLREVLLDSKLVFSKPQDRLFAGQIDRMDRFALRYRARKYQSEQYRMPWSGLRGQRTSLIPHQLHIAHDVGRRHAPRVLLADEVGLGKTIEAGMILHQQLLAGAAERVLIIVPETLQHQWLVEMLRRFNLRFSLFDDERYAEAQHDAYNPFETEQLVICSLDFVRRSKQRLEHLCDAEWDLMIVDEAHHLVWSEEAPSREYQAIEQLAERVPGVLLLTATPEQLGMESHFARLRLLDPNRFHDFEQFVEEQQNYRPVADAVALLLAGNKLSDSELNTLGDLIGEQDIEPLLQAANSDRDDAQAARQELVSMLMDRHGTSRVLFRNTRNGVKGFPKRELHTIRLPLPTQYQTAIKVSGIMGARKTAEERARDMLYPEQIYQEFEGDTGTWWNFDPRVEWLMGYLTSHRSQKVLVICAKATTALQLEQVLREREGIRAAVFHEGMSIIERDRAAAWFAEEDTGAQVLLCSEIGSEGRNFQFASNLVMFDLPFNPDLLEQRIGRLDRIGQAHDIQIHVPYLERTAQSVLVRWYHEGLDAFEHTCPTGRTVYDSVHNELINYLAAPETSEGFDELIKTCRQQHDALKAQLEQGRDRLLEIHSNGGEQAQALAESIEEQDDDTSLIAFAMNLFDIVGINQDDRGENLIVLTPSDHMLVPDFPGLPEDGCTITFERDIALSREDAQFVTWEHPLIINGLDLILSGDTGSSTISLLKNKALPVGTLLLELIYVVEAQAPKQLQLKRFLPATPVRMLLDKNGNNLAGQVEFESFNRQLSAVNRHTGSKLVNAVQQDVHAILQLGEAQVAKAAQALIDAARDEANDKLSAELSRLEALKAVNPNIRDDELSAIESNRQQVMDALAQAGWRLDALRLIVVTHQ from the coding sequence ATGCCTTTTACACTTGGTCAACGCTGGATTAGCGACACAGAGAGCGAACTGGGATTAGGGACGGTAGTTGCGCTGGATGCGCGTATGGTGACCCTGCTTTTCCCCGCCATCGGCGAAAACCGTCTGTACGCGCGCAATGATTCCCCGATCACCCGCGTGATGTTTAATCCCGGAGATACCATTACCAGCCATGAAGGCTGGCAGCTCCAGGTTGACGAAGTTAATGAAGAGAATGGCCTGCTGGCCTACACCGGTACCCGTCTCGATACCGAAGAGGCCAACGTCACGCTGCGCGAAGTGCTGCTCGACAGCAAACTGGTGTTCAGCAAGCCGCAGGACCGACTGTTCGCCGGCCAGATAGACAGGATGGACCGTTTTGCGCTGCGCTACCGTGCCCGCAAATACCAGAGCGAGCAGTACCGGATGCCGTGGAGCGGCCTGCGCGGACAGCGCACCAGCCTGATTCCCCACCAGCTGCATATCGCCCATGACGTCGGCCGCCGCCACGCGCCGCGCGTTCTGCTGGCCGATGAAGTCGGTCTGGGTAAAACCATCGAAGCCGGGATGATTCTGCATCAGCAGCTGCTTGCCGGCGCGGCGGAACGCGTGCTGATCATCGTCCCGGAAACCCTGCAGCATCAGTGGCTGGTTGAGATGCTGCGCCGCTTCAACCTGCGTTTCTCGCTGTTTGACGATGAGCGTTATGCCGAAGCCCAGCACGATGCCTACAACCCGTTCGAGACCGAACAGCTGGTTATCTGCTCGCTGGATTTCGTGCGCCGCAGCAAACAGCGCCTTGAGCACCTGTGCGACGCCGAATGGGATCTGATGATCGTCGATGAAGCGCACCACCTGGTGTGGAGCGAAGAAGCGCCGAGCCGCGAATATCAGGCAATCGAGCAGTTGGCCGAACGCGTGCCGGGCGTGCTGCTGCTGACCGCCACCCCGGAACAGCTGGGTATGGAAAGCCACTTCGCCCGTCTGCGCCTGCTGGACCCCAACCGCTTCCACGACTTCGAGCAGTTTGTTGAAGAACAACAGAATTATCGCCCGGTGGCCGATGCCGTCGCGCTGCTGCTGGCGGGTAACAAGCTGAGCGATAGCGAACTGAACACCCTTGGCGATCTGATCGGCGAGCAGGATATCGAACCGCTGCTGCAGGCCGCTAACAGCGATCGCGATGACGCCCAGGCCGCACGCCAGGAGCTGGTCTCGATGCTGATGGATCGCCACGGCACCAGCCGCGTGCTGTTCCGTAACACCCGTAACGGCGTCAAAGGCTTCCCGAAACGCGAGCTGCACACCATTCGTCTGCCGCTGCCCACCCAGTATCAGACGGCGATTAAAGTCTCCGGCATTATGGGGGCGCGTAAAACCGCAGAAGAACGCGCGCGCGATATGCTCTACCCGGAGCAGATTTATCAGGAATTTGAAGGCGATACCGGTACCTGGTGGAACTTCGATCCGCGTGTTGAGTGGCTGATGGGCTACCTGACCAGCCACCGCTCGCAGAAAGTGCTGGTGATCTGCGCGAAAGCGACTACCGCGCTCCAGCTGGAGCAGGTGCTGCGCGAACGCGAAGGGATCCGCGCCGCGGTCTTCCACGAAGGCATGTCGATCATTGAGCGCGACCGCGCCGCCGCATGGTTCGCCGAAGAAGATACCGGCGCCCAGGTGCTGCTGTGTTCTGAAATTGGCTCCGAAGGCCGTAACTTCCAGTTTGCCAGCAACCTGGTGATGTTCGATCTGCCGTTCAACCCGGACCTGCTGGAGCAGCGTATTGGCCGTCTCGACCGTATCGGTCAGGCGCACGATATTCAGATTCACGTTCCGTATCTGGAAAGAACCGCGCAGTCCGTGCTGGTTCGCTGGTACCACGAAGGTCTGGATGCATTTGAACATACCTGCCCGACTGGCCGCACCGTGTACGACAGCGTGCATAACGAGCTGATTAATTATCTTGCCGCGCCGGAAACCAGCGAAGGCTTCGATGAGCTGATCAAAACCTGCCGCCAGCAGCACGATGCGCTGAAAGCGCAGCTGGAACAGGGTCGCGACCGCCTGCTGGAGATTCACTCCAACGGCGGAGAGCAGGCCCAGGCATTAGCTGAAAGCATTGAAGAGCAGGATGACGATACCAGCCTGATCGCCTTTGCCATGAACCTGTTCGATATTGTCGGCATCAACCAGGACGATCGAGGCGAGAACCTGATCGTGCTCACCCCTTCCGATCATATGCTGGTTCCGGACTTCCCGGGTCTGCCGGAAGACGGCTGCACTATCACCTTCGAACGAGATATTGCCCTGTCTCGCGAAGATGCGCAGTTCGTCACCTGGGAGCACCCGCTGATTATCAACGGCCTGGATCTGATCCTTTCCGGCGATACCGGCAGCAGCACTATCTCCCTGCTGAAGAACAAGGCGCTGCCGGTCGGTACATTGCTGCTGGAGCTGATTTACGTTGTCGAAGCGCAAGCGCCGAAACAACTGCAGCTTAAGCGCTTCCTGCCGGCGACGCCGGTGCGCATGCTGCTCGATAAAAACGGCAATAACCTCGCCGGTCAGGTGGAGTTTGAAAGCTTCAACCGCCAGCTGAGCGCCGTCAACCGTCATACCGGCAGCAAACTGGTCAACGCGGTACAGCAGGACGTGCATGCGATCCTCCAGCTCGGTGAGGCGCAGGTTGCCAAAGCCGCTCAGGCGCTGATCGACGCGGCCCGCGATGAAGCCAACGACAAGCTGTCGGCGGAACTCTCTCGTCTGGAAGCATTAAAAGCGGTTAACCCGAACATCCGTGACGACGAGCTTTCGGCCATCGAGAGCAACCGTCAGCAGGTGATGGACGCGCTGGCGCAGGCTGGCTGGCGTCTCGATGCGCTGCGCTTAATCGTGGTCACCCACCAGTAA